In Hasllibacter sp. MH4015, the following proteins share a genomic window:
- a CDS encoding efflux RND transporter periplasmic adaptor subunit yields the protein MRLFPLITAALVCVALYFAILNRDALVSFASGFVPEPTNAPTEATPEADVADTEEVTDPDDDRIHVVVRRSEAQVTENAVLLRGRTEALRLVDVASEAMGRIISTPIRAGAFVEEGQVMCEIDPGTSQTALEEAQARLAEARARVPEAEARLPEARAMLAQAEAQLASARIDGNAASRLNESGFGSDTRAASAAAGVAGAEAGVESAMAGVQGAEAGVQSALASVRAAEAAVTRAEDAIADLTIYAPFEGLLETDTAELGTLMQPGAICATIIQLDPIKLVGFVPEAQVGRVEVGAMATAQLASGDQVQGEVTFLSRSADDRTRTFRVEIMVDNSDLTIRDGQTADILIRTEGTPAHLLPASAMTLNDDGQLGVRIVVDGVVEFTPVQMIRDTARGVLLTGLPETADVITVGQEFVTAGVEVRTTLEELTQ from the coding sequence ATGAGGCTCTTCCCCCTGATCACCGCAGCCCTTGTCTGCGTTGCGCTCTATTTCGCGATCCTCAACCGGGACGCGCTTGTGAGCTTCGCCAGTGGGTTCGTGCCCGAACCGACCAATGCGCCGACCGAGGCCACACCGGAAGCAGATGTCGCCGACACCGAAGAGGTCACCGATCCCGATGATGACCGTATCCATGTGGTCGTCCGCCGGTCCGAGGCGCAAGTGACGGAGAATGCGGTGCTTTTGCGCGGCCGCACGGAAGCTCTACGTCTTGTCGATGTCGCGTCGGAGGCGATGGGGCGTATCATCTCCACCCCGATCCGCGCCGGTGCCTTCGTCGAAGAAGGCCAGGTCATGTGCGAGATCGACCCCGGCACCAGTCAGACCGCCCTGGAAGAGGCGCAGGCGCGTCTTGCCGAAGCGCGGGCTCGGGTGCCGGAGGCCGAGGCACGCCTGCCCGAGGCGCGCGCGATGCTGGCCCAGGCCGAAGCGCAACTGGCCTCCGCACGGATCGACGGGAATGCAGCCTCCCGCCTGAACGAATCCGGGTTTGGCTCTGACACGCGCGCGGCCTCCGCCGCCGCCGGTGTCGCCGGGGCCGAGGCGGGCGTGGAAAGCGCCATGGCCGGGGTTCAGGGAGCGGAGGCGGGCGTGCAATCCGCGCTGGCCAGCGTGCGCGCGGCAGAAGCCGCCGTGACCCGCGCTGAGGACGCCATTGCCGATCTGACGATCTACGCCCCGTTCGAGGGGTTGCTGGAAACCGACACCGCGGAACTCGGCACTCTGATGCAGCCGGGCGCGATCTGCGCCACGATCATCCAGCTTGATCCGATCAAGCTGGTTGGTTTCGTCCCCGAGGCGCAGGTGGGCCGGGTTGAGGTCGGGGCCATGGCCACCGCGCAACTAGCCAGCGGCGACCAGGTCCAGGGCGAGGTGACGTTCCTCAGCCGCTCCGCCGATGACCGGACCCGCACCTTCCGGGTGGAGATCATGGTCGACAATTCCGACCTGACGATCCGAGATGGTCAGACGGCGGATATCCTGATCCGGACCGAGGGGACGCCCGCGCATCTTCTTCCGGCCTCGGCCATGACGCTGAACGATGACGGCCAATTGGGCGTGCGCATCGTGGTGGATGGCGTGGTTGAATTCACGCCCGTCCAGATGATCCGCGACACCGCGCGCGGTGTGCTTCTGACCGGTTTGCCGGAGACGGCGGATGTCATCACCGTCGGCCAGGAATTCGTGACCGCCGGGGTCGAGGTGCGCACCACCCTTGAGGAGCTGACGCAATGA
- a CDS encoding PQQ-like beta-propeller repeat protein has product MSTAHPTKSRNMIRAGGLLIASTLFVAACERETVLPGERFSIDTPLSQTLAGEASAPASAADAPRAISLPGVTRIGAWEMSGFDATNRTPHAALGSSLTPIWSAEIGNGNSRRNRITADPVAADGRVFTMDSRAGVVATALASGAALWTADLQPGFDRGGAVSGGGLAVSGGRLYATTGFGELIALDPATGAVQWRQRLDAGIGSPTVHGGTVYVVSRNNQAWAVDAATGRIDWQLPATNGEALLTGGAAPAITDRLVVFPFGSGEIVGTLRRSGAPFWTTTVAGGRSGVAYANINDITGDPVIANGRIYAGNQSGRVVALDPRTGGRLWTAEEGAYSPVLATGNDLFFVSDRNELIRIDAGSGARIWGTELPLYVNDRERRRRAVFTHYGPILAGGRLIVASGDGNVRMFSPESGALVGAAEMRDGAAAHPIVVNDTLLVVTADGRLQAFR; this is encoded by the coding sequence ATGAGCACAGCACATCCGACCAAATCGCGGAACATGATCCGGGCCGGTGGCCTGTTGATCGCCTCCACCCTGTTCGTTGCGGCCTGCGAACGGGAAACGGTCTTGCCGGGCGAACGTTTCTCCATCGACACGCCGCTCTCCCAGACCCTCGCCGGGGAGGCATCGGCACCAGCCTCCGCGGCGGATGCGCCGCGCGCCATCTCACTTCCCGGTGTGACCCGTATCGGCGCGTGGGAGATGAGCGGTTTTGACGCCACCAACCGCACACCCCATGCCGCCCTCGGCAGCAGCCTGACGCCGATCTGGTCGGCCGAAATCGGCAACGGCAATTCGCGCCGCAACCGGATCACCGCCGATCCCGTGGCCGCCGATGGGCGCGTCTTCACCATGGATTCGCGCGCCGGTGTCGTTGCGACGGCGCTTGCGTCGGGTGCCGCACTCTGGACGGCGGATTTGCAGCCGGGCTTTGACCGGGGGGGGGCCGTATCTGGCGGTGGCCTCGCGGTATCGGGCGGACGGCTTTACGCGACCACCGGTTTCGGGGAATTGATCGCGCTCGATCCTGCCACGGGTGCCGTGCAATGGCGCCAGCGGCTTGACGCGGGCATCGGCTCTCCCACGGTCCATGGTGGCACGGTCTATGTCGTCAGCCGCAACAACCAGGCTTGGGCGGTGGATGCCGCGACGGGGCGCATCGACTGGCAATTGCCCGCCACCAACGGGGAGGCGCTCCTGACCGGCGGTGCAGCCCCCGCGATCACGGATCGCCTGGTGGTCTTCCCCTTCGGCTCGGGGGAGATCGTGGGCACGCTGCGCCGTTCCGGCGCGCCGTTCTGGACCACGACTGTCGCGGGCGGACGTTCGGGCGTGGCCTATGCCAACATCAATGACATCACCGGCGATCCGGTCATCGCCAATGGCCGCATCTATGCCGGCAATCAATCGGGCCGCGTCGTCGCACTTGATCCGCGCACGGGCGGCCGCCTCTGGACCGCGGAGGAGGGAGCCTATTCCCCGGTTCTCGCCACGGGCAACGATTTGTTCTTCGTCTCGGACCGCAACGAATTGATCCGCATCGACGCGGGCAGCGGTGCGCGTATCTGGGGTACGGAGCTTCCGCTTTACGTCAATGATCGGGAGCGCCGCCGCCGCGCGGTCTTCACCCATTACGGGCCGATCCTTGCCGGTGGACGCCTGATCGTGGCATCCGGCGACGGGAATGTCCGCATGTTCAGCCCGGAATCCGGCGCGCTGGTCGGTGCGGCGGAGATGCGCGATGGCGCGGCCGCCCATCCCATCGTGGTCAATGACACGCTTCTGGTCGTAACGGCTGACGGACGCCTGCAAGCCTTCCGCTAG
- a CDS encoding YdcF family protein has translation MGVRHTGRRIGRIVQGAAIVYCVTLLVVLAVEWAWPRSAPQGVSADTIICLGGGASDGRLFASSRTRAERCVELYLAGAAPQIVFTGVQAAEPMADLARASGVPAEVILVETQSRSTLQNALFSSRIMTGTEDVLLVSSAYHLPRSWLTFRLMGYDRVTVIAAEGRSDGARPLFREALAIWFNAARYGMWRFAIAMGLGPADDLLI, from the coding sequence GTGGGAGTAAGGCATACCGGTCGCCGCATCGGGCGCATCGTGCAGGGGGCGGCGATTGTCTATTGCGTGACGCTTCTTGTGGTGCTGGCCGTGGAATGGGCATGGCCGCGCAGCGCACCCCAAGGCGTTTCCGCCGATACGATCATCTGCCTGGGCGGCGGTGCGTCGGACGGGCGTTTGTTTGCCAGCAGCCGCACGCGGGCGGAACGGTGTGTGGAACTCTACTTGGCGGGTGCTGCGCCCCAGATCGTGTTCACTGGCGTTCAGGCCGCGGAGCCCATGGCGGACCTCGCCCGGGCATCTGGCGTTCCGGCCGAGGTGATCCTCGTGGAGACTCAAAGCCGATCCACCCTTCAAAACGCGCTGTTCTCCAGCCGGATCATGACCGGGACGGAGGATGTCCTCCTTGTCAGCAGCGCCTATCACCTGCCGCGCAGTTGGCTGACATTCCGCCTTATGGGGTATGACCGGGTGACGGTCATCGCCGCCGAGGGGCGATCCGATGGGGCGCGTCCGCTCTTCCGGGAAGCCCTCGCGATCTGGTTCAACGCCGCGCGCTACGGGATGTGGCGCTTCGCAATCGCGATGGGCCTTGGACCCGCCGACGACCTGTTGATCTGA